A part of Loxodonta africana isolate mLoxAfr1 chromosome 11, mLoxAfr1.hap2, whole genome shotgun sequence genomic DNA contains:
- the LOC100666522 gene encoding zinc finger protein 229 isoform X1: METLTSRHEERAIHSQASAPCQGEDKTNFQESLTFKDVAVVFTAEELELLDCDQRKLYRDVMLESFRNLVSAGQQPFKSDKILHLEQDKETSVTKREAVMDAYPGDKNEKDIEYIQEKELKVLLYKELSYWKLWEQVTGELTGTQDRPINLQGKDFQFSEDASHCQGWEDKSTQCFQIEDVVDSLQENGPISVENKGFPAWKSVSPVPIQESWAIVNEPWNVQGGCKKINMEDTLYKRDWDDHGFCWISHCHGDHRLSEPYKCDEYQNHCVGEAILCHGNPSENGFKSEEGGNGFRDDSNPPTHPRVHLEEEPYGYQEYVRQSACPDRHQSIPLGGLSAVSVECDHGSRQSVDPLKVYTDEMPYKCDVCGKGFRYKSVLLIHHGVHTGKKPYECEECGKAFGRSSNLLVHQRVHTGEKPYKCSECGKDFSYSSVLQVHQSLHTGEKPYTCNECGKGFCAKSALHKHQYIHLGEKLDGCVEYGKKLTCSSPLSSHQKTHTREKPYQCDECGKSFSYNSYLQAHQRIHTGQRIYECGVCGESFSYSAGFLMHQKLHTGEKPFKCECGKGFGRSWDLQVHQRVHTGEKPFTCLECGKGFWRISDLHSHKKVHTGERPYVCDVCGKGFIFSSDLLIHQRVHTGEKPYKCPECGKGFSYSSVLLIHQRVHTGEKPYKCEECGKGFRCTSNLHKHQRVHTGKKPYTCDECGKGFSYSSNLRTHQRLHTGEKPYTCFECGKGFRFSSGLLSHERVHTGEKPYRCDICGKSYSQISHLYGHQRVHTGEKPYRCEECGKGFSQSSSLQVHQRVHTGERPYKCEECGKSYTQSSRLRNHQRVHFK, encoded by the exons atggagaCTTTGACCTCAAGACATGAGGAGAGAG CGATTCATTCTCAAGCCTCAGCCCCTTGCCAAGGAGAAGATAAGACCAACTTTCAG GAGTCGTTGACGTTCAAGGACGTGGCTGTGGTCTTCACCGCGGAGGAGCTGGAGCTGTTGGACTGTGACCAGAGGAAGCTATACAGAGATGTGATGCTGGAGAGCTTCAGGAACTTGGTCTCTGCGG GGCAACAGCCTTTCAAATCTGATAAGATACTCCATTTGGAACAAGATAAAGAAACTTCAGTGACGAAGAGAGAAGCTGTAATGGATGCTTATCCAG GAGACAAGAATGAAAAGGATATTGAGTATAttcaagaaaaagaattaaaagtcCTTTTATACAAAGAGCTTTCATACTGGAAACTGTGGGAACAGGTGACTGGTGAATTAACTGGGACTCAGGACCGTCCAATAAATCTTCAGGGGAAAGATTTCCAGTTTTCAGAAGATGCTTCTCACTGTCAAGGGTGGGAGGACAAATCTACTCAGTGTTTTCAGATTGAGGATGTGGTGGACAGTCTTCAAGAGAATGGTCCCATCAGTGTAGAAAATAAAGGGTTTCCAGCCTGGAAAAGTGTGAGCCCGGTCCCCATTCAGGAATCTTGGGCCATTGTGAATGAGCCTTGGAATGTTCAAGGAGGGTGTAAAAAAATCAACATGGAAGATACACTGTATAAACGTGATTGGGATGATCATGGCTTCTGCTGGATATCACATTGCCACGGTGATCACAGACTGTCTGAACCTTATAAATGCGATGAGTATCAAAATCACTGTGTTGGCGAGGCAATACTTTGTCACGGTAACCCTAGTGAGAATGGCTTTAAAAGCGAGGAAGGTGGAAATGGCTTCAGGGATGATTCCAACCCTCCCACTCATCCACGAGTGCACTTGGAAGAGGAACCCTATGGATATCAGGAATACGTGAGGCAGAGTGCCTGTCCTGACAGACACCAAAGTATCCCCTTAGGAGGGCTATCAGCTGTAAGTGTTGAGTGTGATCACGGCTCCAGGCAAAGTGTTGACCCTCTTAAGGTCTACACAGATGAGATGCCCTACAAATGTGATGTCTGTGGGAAGGGGTTCAGGTATAAGTCCGTTCTCCTTATTCACCACGGAGTGCACACAGgaaagaaaccctatgaatgcgAGGAGTGTGGTAAGGCCTTTGGCCGCAGTTCCAACCTGCTTGTCCATCAGAGAGtccacacaggagagaaaccatATAAATGCAGCGAGTGTGGAAAAGACTTCAGTTACAGCTCCGTACTTCAAGTCCATCAGAGTCTGCACACGGGAGAGAAGCCCTACACATGCAATGAGTGTGGCAAAGGGTTCTGTGCCAAGTCCGCATTGCATAAGCACCAGTACATCCACCTAGGAGAAAAGCTTGATGGCTGTGTCGAGTATGGAAAAAAATTGACTTGTAGCTCACCTCTTAGCAGTCACCAGAAAACGCACACAAGAGAGAAACCCTACCAATGTGACGAGTGTGGTAAAAGTTTCAGTTACAACTCGTACCTTCAAGCTCATCAGCGAATTCACACGGGGCAGCGCATCTATGAGTGTGGTGTATGTGGTGAGAGTTTCAGTTACAGCGCAGGGTTTCTCATGCATCAGAAACTgcacacaggagagaaaccctTCAAATGTGAGTGTGGGAAGGGCTTCGGCCGAAGCTGGGACCTCCAAGTCCATCAGAGGGTCCACACCGGAGAGAAGCCCTTCACGTGCCTCGAGTGTGGGAAGGGCTTCTGGCGGATCTCAGACCTTCACAGTCACAAGAAAGTCCACACTGGAGAGAGGCCCTACGTATGTGATGTGTGTGGTAAAGGTTTTATTTTCAGCTCTGACCTCCTCATTCATCAGAGAGtccacacaggagagaaaccctataaatGTCCTGAGTGTGGCAAAGGCTTCAGTTATAGCTCAGTACTTCTCATTCACCAGAGAGTCCACACAGGTGAGAAACCTTATAAATGTGAAGAGTGTGGCAAGGGCTTTAGGTGCACCTCAAATCTTCACAAACATCAGCGAGTCCACACAGGAAAGAAACCCTATACGTGTGATGAATGTGGCAAGGGTTTCAGTTACAGCTCAAATCTTCGCACCCATCAGAGATTACACACGGGAGAGAAACCCTACACATGCTTTGAGTGTGGAAAAGGCTTCAGGTTCAGCTCGGGTCTGCTCAGCCACGAGAGAGTGCACACGGGAGAGAAACCATATAGGTGTGATATATGTGGGAAGAGCTACAGTCAGATCTCACATCTTTACGGCCATCAGAGGGTCCACACGGGAGAGAAGCCCTATAGGTGTGAAGAGTGTGGGAAGGGCTTTAGTCAAAGCTCCTCTCTTCAGGTCCATCAGAGAGTCCACACAGGAGAGAGACCCTATAAATGTGAGGAGTGCGGGAAAAGCTACACTCAAAGCTCACGTCTGCGAAATCATCAGAGAGTGCATTTTAAGTGA
- the LOC100666522 gene encoding zinc finger protein 229 isoform X2, giving the protein MLESFRNLVSAGQQPFKSDKILHLEQDKETSVTKREAVMDAYPGDKNEKDIEYIQEKELKVLLYKELSYWKLWEQVTGELTGTQDRPINLQGKDFQFSEDASHCQGWEDKSTQCFQIEDVVDSLQENGPISVENKGFPAWKSVSPVPIQESWAIVNEPWNVQGGCKKINMEDTLYKRDWDDHGFCWISHCHGDHRLSEPYKCDEYQNHCVGEAILCHGNPSENGFKSEEGGNGFRDDSNPPTHPRVHLEEEPYGYQEYVRQSACPDRHQSIPLGGLSAVSVECDHGSRQSVDPLKVYTDEMPYKCDVCGKGFRYKSVLLIHHGVHTGKKPYECEECGKAFGRSSNLLVHQRVHTGEKPYKCSECGKDFSYSSVLQVHQSLHTGEKPYTCNECGKGFCAKSALHKHQYIHLGEKLDGCVEYGKKLTCSSPLSSHQKTHTREKPYQCDECGKSFSYNSYLQAHQRIHTGQRIYECGVCGESFSYSAGFLMHQKLHTGEKPFKCECGKGFGRSWDLQVHQRVHTGEKPFTCLECGKGFWRISDLHSHKKVHTGERPYVCDVCGKGFIFSSDLLIHQRVHTGEKPYKCPECGKGFSYSSVLLIHQRVHTGEKPYKCEECGKGFRCTSNLHKHQRVHTGKKPYTCDECGKGFSYSSNLRTHQRLHTGEKPYTCFECGKGFRFSSGLLSHERVHTGEKPYRCDICGKSYSQISHLYGHQRVHTGEKPYRCEECGKGFSQSSSLQVHQRVHTGERPYKCEECGKSYTQSSRLRNHQRVHFK; this is encoded by the exons ATGCTGGAGAGCTTCAGGAACTTGGTCTCTGCGG GGCAACAGCCTTTCAAATCTGATAAGATACTCCATTTGGAACAAGATAAAGAAACTTCAGTGACGAAGAGAGAAGCTGTAATGGATGCTTATCCAG GAGACAAGAATGAAAAGGATATTGAGTATAttcaagaaaaagaattaaaagtcCTTTTATACAAAGAGCTTTCATACTGGAAACTGTGGGAACAGGTGACTGGTGAATTAACTGGGACTCAGGACCGTCCAATAAATCTTCAGGGGAAAGATTTCCAGTTTTCAGAAGATGCTTCTCACTGTCAAGGGTGGGAGGACAAATCTACTCAGTGTTTTCAGATTGAGGATGTGGTGGACAGTCTTCAAGAGAATGGTCCCATCAGTGTAGAAAATAAAGGGTTTCCAGCCTGGAAAAGTGTGAGCCCGGTCCCCATTCAGGAATCTTGGGCCATTGTGAATGAGCCTTGGAATGTTCAAGGAGGGTGTAAAAAAATCAACATGGAAGATACACTGTATAAACGTGATTGGGATGATCATGGCTTCTGCTGGATATCACATTGCCACGGTGATCACAGACTGTCTGAACCTTATAAATGCGATGAGTATCAAAATCACTGTGTTGGCGAGGCAATACTTTGTCACGGTAACCCTAGTGAGAATGGCTTTAAAAGCGAGGAAGGTGGAAATGGCTTCAGGGATGATTCCAACCCTCCCACTCATCCACGAGTGCACTTGGAAGAGGAACCCTATGGATATCAGGAATACGTGAGGCAGAGTGCCTGTCCTGACAGACACCAAAGTATCCCCTTAGGAGGGCTATCAGCTGTAAGTGTTGAGTGTGATCACGGCTCCAGGCAAAGTGTTGACCCTCTTAAGGTCTACACAGATGAGATGCCCTACAAATGTGATGTCTGTGGGAAGGGGTTCAGGTATAAGTCCGTTCTCCTTATTCACCACGGAGTGCACACAGgaaagaaaccctatgaatgcgAGGAGTGTGGTAAGGCCTTTGGCCGCAGTTCCAACCTGCTTGTCCATCAGAGAGtccacacaggagagaaaccatATAAATGCAGCGAGTGTGGAAAAGACTTCAGTTACAGCTCCGTACTTCAAGTCCATCAGAGTCTGCACACGGGAGAGAAGCCCTACACATGCAATGAGTGTGGCAAAGGGTTCTGTGCCAAGTCCGCATTGCATAAGCACCAGTACATCCACCTAGGAGAAAAGCTTGATGGCTGTGTCGAGTATGGAAAAAAATTGACTTGTAGCTCACCTCTTAGCAGTCACCAGAAAACGCACACAAGAGAGAAACCCTACCAATGTGACGAGTGTGGTAAAAGTTTCAGTTACAACTCGTACCTTCAAGCTCATCAGCGAATTCACACGGGGCAGCGCATCTATGAGTGTGGTGTATGTGGTGAGAGTTTCAGTTACAGCGCAGGGTTTCTCATGCATCAGAAACTgcacacaggagagaaaccctTCAAATGTGAGTGTGGGAAGGGCTTCGGCCGAAGCTGGGACCTCCAAGTCCATCAGAGGGTCCACACCGGAGAGAAGCCCTTCACGTGCCTCGAGTGTGGGAAGGGCTTCTGGCGGATCTCAGACCTTCACAGTCACAAGAAAGTCCACACTGGAGAGAGGCCCTACGTATGTGATGTGTGTGGTAAAGGTTTTATTTTCAGCTCTGACCTCCTCATTCATCAGAGAGtccacacaggagagaaaccctataaatGTCCTGAGTGTGGCAAAGGCTTCAGTTATAGCTCAGTACTTCTCATTCACCAGAGAGTCCACACAGGTGAGAAACCTTATAAATGTGAAGAGTGTGGCAAGGGCTTTAGGTGCACCTCAAATCTTCACAAACATCAGCGAGTCCACACAGGAAAGAAACCCTATACGTGTGATGAATGTGGCAAGGGTTTCAGTTACAGCTCAAATCTTCGCACCCATCAGAGATTACACACGGGAGAGAAACCCTACACATGCTTTGAGTGTGGAAAAGGCTTCAGGTTCAGCTCGGGTCTGCTCAGCCACGAGAGAGTGCACACGGGAGAGAAACCATATAGGTGTGATATATGTGGGAAGAGCTACAGTCAGATCTCACATCTTTACGGCCATCAGAGGGTCCACACGGGAGAGAAGCCCTATAGGTGTGAAGAGTGTGGGAAGGGCTTTAGTCAAAGCTCCTCTCTTCAGGTCCATCAGAGAGTCCACACAGGAGAGAGACCCTATAAATGTGAGGAGTGCGGGAAAAGCTACACTCAAAGCTCACGTCTGCGAAATCATCAGAGAGTGCATTTTAAGTGA